In Lampris incognitus isolate fLamInc1 chromosome 13, fLamInc1.hap2, whole genome shotgun sequence, the genomic stretch GTTCTTGCAACTTTACTAAAAGTCTCATCTGGTCAGCCCCACTGTATTCCTAAATGCCATGCCActttctgtctgtgtttgtgtccacAGTTAGATCCCCCAGATAGCAGACTCCTGTATTTGAAGTCAGCTTCTGTGTCCTTCCTCAACTCTGAAGTTTGGACAGCTTCTTCGGCCAAGCAAGGACGATATCTTCGTATCCTATGCCCATCATCTCatcgcacgcatacacacaaacacccagTCATGATGACTGCACTCTTTTTCTGTGTCTATCACAAACTCACcatgtatgtttgtatgcatgcatgtatctaATGAACTTGGATTTGAGACACACAATTACACACTAATACACTAGCTCCCATATTCATATGTAATTTTGTTACTACTTATTTCTTTGTCCTTGTTACTCTATGCTCTCATCGACATAGTGTACACACCTGCTTTGCACTGAGTCTGTGTTTTCATACACACACCTCTCCCCTCTAATCTGTGTGGGTCTTAACAGCGTTACGTAGACATTCTGAAGGACATTGTGGAAAAGATGTCAACAGGAATACTCAGGTAACAGAAACAGCTTTTTCTTTGTTAAACTTGCCTCTACAAGTGGGTAAATGAACGTCCCTTATTTGTTTTTTAAACATTGCATTTATTCACTGTATTTTGTTCTGCCTTGATTGTTTACCTCAATGAAAGTAAATTATAGAACAATTTGGCTGCTGTAGTTTATGCCAGCTGCTATGCAAGTCATTTCATCATGGTGATGTTATGTATTGCTCTATATTTTAAACCAACTTCAGTGCCGAAGACATGACCATTTCTTTGTTAGTGTTGTTTCAGTGCTAGTAGCCATCTCTTTGCCTCGCTCCCTCCCtaggccccagcctgaggaggcgGTCCCTCTGTATGAAGCCACAGTAGCCATGGATATGATCCAGCGTTGCCAAAGGAAGAAGGCTGTTGTTCAGCTGTGACCATGCCACACATCTTTCCAGGTTATTGGACACAATGCCACAAACCCACTGTCCGTTGGGTTTCAAAACTTCCACACTTGCTCACTGTAAATGGATTCCACTGAACTCTTACCTATATACAGCAAATGACTGAACTACACATACACACCAGTGACTTGTTGTTGGATCTACGTATGATGTGAAAATACACTTTGGGCTCATTGGAGATGATTTTTGTTTCACTTCAAAATGAGAATGCAGCCGGAGCAGGGGTCAAAAAGTAAaacagggcatccaggtagcgtagcggtctattccgttacctaccagcacaggatcgccgggtcgaatccccatgttacctccggcttggtagggcgtccctacagacacaattggccgtgtctgtgggtgggaagtcagatgtgggtatttgtcctggtcgctgcactagcgcctcctctggtcagtcggggcgccccccccggatcggcagagggggggtagagcagcgaccgggacagctcaaaaagagcggggtaattggccaaggccgccagtccatcacagggctgtaattataataacaataataattattattatgatttgtTACTTTTTAAAAAGATGATTATTAAGGCCCAGACCCAGGGGATTTTTTTCATTAGGGCTTCAATGAGTCAAGTGAATATAATTTTATAAGTCAACAAACCTTGAGAAAACCTTGAGAAGCCTGAAGTTTTTTGGAACAATGTGCTTTGGACTGACCAAACCAAAATGGAACTTTTTGGTCACAACCAAAGAAGGTATGTTTGTAGAAAAAAAAGGGTGAAGCATTTGTGCAGAACAACACCTTGCCAACTGTTAAGCATGGATCTCGGCAGGCATtcatctccccgcctgctgcccaatgactgctgggataggctccagcatcccttcaACCCTGAGTAAACATAGGCAAACagtagcatggtggcacagtggttagcactgtcacctcacagcaagaaggtcctgggtttgaacccaaggctgtcgcaggtcctttctgtgtggagtttgcatgttctccccgtgtctgcgtggctttcctctgagtgttctggttttctcccaccatcaaaaagacatgcatgtcaataGAGTTGCTGAAGaaaaggagtgatatgatctatggaaggagttgtggtactgatacgggcagttgaattctggaccaactgaagtttatgaagacacttgaggcgaagaccaaagaggatagaattgcagtactcaatacgggatgtaaccagggtgtgaatgagtatggcggtgctgttaggtgtaagtgatgggtgaagacgattaatattatATATTAATTTTATGCAATTAAAGCTGGGTTTTATTGGCAGGGTTACGTAAAATTAGAGCATTGGGTCCAGTATTTCAAAATCTCAGTAGCTGCTCCTCAAATAAATGAAGAATTGGGATTTTGGTCTCATTTTTTCAATTTGAAaatatttgttttatagtttgaaaaATGAAAAATTGCAATATTGGTATTGTATCTGAGCTGCCGCTTTTCACAGAAAAGAACCAAAGGCGAATAAATTAAGTGTGGCCAGGAGTTTTGTTATTGCGGGAATTGCACAACGCTTCTGGTTTGTGGTTCCAAGATCTTTTATTTCTTCCAGCAAGTCATGTAAAATGCTACTTGGCAGGTGATATGTTAACACAATGTTTTTGTCTGACATTGTAAATAAACTTATACGTGTCAAAAatactctctcctttctctctgtaTCCTATAGTACCTTTTCCAGGCAACAATTGCAGCCATGTCACCAagattttatttactgacagtctTGATCACATTTGGTGTTTATTTCCATAGTCTCCTTCCAATATCTGTGCATTGAAAGGAAAACTCCTATAACTGCATATTAAATGAGGTTAATGTGCAAAAAAGTTTTGCCTAATTATTCCCTTCTCTTATTTGGGCAAAATGCTCATTAAGTCCTTATAGTAAATCTTAATAGTTGCTTTTTAATGCCGAAAGAGGGTTTGCGCTGGGGCAAAACATTGGTAGGCCAGGccctaggtgtcttgctcaaggacgcttTGGCAGCGATTGATACACTAGGTCCTCTTGGGCATGGTGAAGATTGAACTTTGACCACTAGGTCATCATGTTGACCTGTAATTGGTCTTACTGGTGGACAACCAGTGCTGAAAAAGGATGACGATTGGGCTGACAGCTCAGAGCACTAATCAGGGATCAGTCCTCGGCACTGCTATCAGGCTGGTGCAAAAGCCCAGGGTCTGGTTGGGATGAAGATGGCTGTCTCAGTATGCCTTGCAGCACCACCAGACAGCTTTCCAGGAtacccctctcttcctgtcgaaGTGAGTTGACTGCATCCAGCTGTTCTCTGATTGGCTGATCACATTGTTGGAAGAGCTGGGATATCTACACAAAAACATGTGAATACCACCATTAATCGTGTTAGAATCCAGTGAAGGGCTCATGTTAAAAATGAATCTGATGTTGCCAACTTTCAAGCAGATAATAATTTTCAAGAAAACTTATCTGGCAGACATTCAGATTTGATTTACCATCATTAAAATAGTTAGAAGATAGAATGGTAatggcatttatatagcacttttctagtctatcgaccactcaaagcgctttacaatgcatgcctcactatcacccattcacacacacattcatacactgatggtgaaaATAGAAAGTGAAAATAGTTTTATGGGAAGGGATGGAgaggtgtctgtgtttgtgcagaTACCTTATTCAGTGCTGCGTGTGTGCCCTGTAGTAGTTGTTGACAGAGAGTCTGAGCTATCTGGATGCTCCACTGCTCTCTCTCAGCAGACACTGCTTGGCCAAGCAACACTGCCTTCCAGTGGGGACtttacaaatacataaataatttCATCATGTCATGTCCATATCTTTAGCCAAAAGCTTTAGAGGTCTCAACAAAATAGTAGTCTAACAGGATTAGTTTGGTTAGAATCGGTCATGGATAGATTATTAAGAATAGGCAAGTGGATTTCCCCTTTAATATAGAAGTagaggtgtgcgtgtgcgtgcatgagaAAATCTTACTACATTGTCTGTGGCAGGGCAAACAATCTGAGAACTGTCATCAACCTCCAGCTGGGACCATCACTGGACACTGTTAGATTACTGGGAGATGGGGAAGGTTCAGTCATTTTATATATCTAACTAAAATGTAATCTGGTCAACAAAATGTTAACTAAATTGCTTTATATAACTGATCAGTGCTTAACAACCCTGGGTTCATATCTATGACAACTTCTGCAACTCTTTCatctatcattatcattatctacTATGCACTTCAGAAACATTAACTAGAACTATTAAACTATGAAAAATTAACGAGGTAGAAATGTTCAATGCAAAATATGTCAGTTGAATAACGGACAAGTCATAAAAGTGGATGCAATACAAATAGCAAGTGTCAACAGTACTACTAATGCTGCTGAAAAGATTTGCAAGAGAAGCGTTAAATGGAAGGTTGACAAGATggtaatgagaccagctatgttatatggtttggagacagtggcactgaccaaaagacaggaggcggagctggaggtggcagagttgaagatgctaagattttcgttgggattgacgaagaaggacaggattaggaatgaatatatttgagggacagctcaggttggacggtttggagacaaagcaagagaggttgagatggtttggacatgtgtggaggagagatgctgggtatattgggagaaagatgctgaatatggagctgcaaggcaagaggaaaagaggaaggccaaagaggaggcttatggatgtggtgagggaggacatgcaggtggctggtgtgacagaggaagatgcagaagacaggaagagatggaaacgcatgatctgctgtggcgacccctaacgggagcagccgaaagtagtagcaaaTGTCAACATAGAGTTATCAAAATAAAGTAGGCCATTCAAGTGTTTTGACCACCTAAACATCTTTAACTGTGGGATTCTAAATTGGGTTTCATTGCCTTATGTTTTTTCCTTGAGGTTGCTATGTACTGTGAGCATTTGCATGTGGGCTATTATGTTCTAATATACTATATGAGCTGATAGGGCCTTACTGAGAGAAGTTGTTTTCTTTAAGAAACTTCATCTTCTGGTCCAAACTCCTGTCACCTCTTAGGACATTGCAAAGTTGATCTGTTGGGTTGGGGTACAACatacagacacaaaaaaaaaatccttaaagtTACAAGCTTACATTTTGACATTTTTCTTCGGCTTCCTGACACATAGTATATGGTGATACTGATAATTGCATTGGTGTTTGTGTAATCTAAATCCAAGAGATCTATGTTGAATGAAGCCGAGTCGCCGGAGCTGTTGTGTCTGCACCTTGCCCGCTGACAAACTACACAACACTGTTGAACCTGGGCATTAATTATTGATATTGTAGTATCTGTTGGTTAaggtcttatatatatatatatatatatatatatatatatatatatatatatatatatatatatacctccccttttctccccaattgtacttggccaattaccccactcctctgagccatcactgctccaccccctttgccgatccggggagggctgcagactaccacatgcctcctctgatacgtgtggcgtcgccagccgcttgttttcacctaacagtgaggagtttcaccagggggatgtagtgtgtgggaggatcacactattccccccagctccccctcctccccgagcaggcgccccaaccgaccattaGACATTTGCATGTCTTTTCTATTGATCATTTCATTTTATTAGTTTACCTGTTTCCACATAAACAACACTATGGGGGTTGCCAGGCGCGACAAAGCCATACTCCAACAACAGTCGCTGGTTGTCATGTGAGCCATAGTTAATGAAGGCCTGCTGGTAGCACTGTATTCCAGCAGCAGTCCTGATCTCATAACATTTGGTCACAGGATTGAAGCTTGCTGCTACCTGGACACAGACGAGAACAACCGACGGCACAGTAATTTCTTACGTAGACGTAAACCTTCTTCCAAAATGTAAAAGCCAGCATATATGGGTGTATCTTTAGAAATGaattaaaagattaaaaaaaatgtaaaaataaatttttaaatttcttaaaaaagtaaaaaaaaaataatttttacattttaaatttgAATTAAATATAAATTTTACAttctaaaataaaaaaatttacatttacattatatttaaattttttaatttaaaaaaattaaattttCTTAAATTAAAAATTTAAAAGATATTAGAAGTTTCTAATATAGCTACCCTCAGTACTTAAGACAAACTACTTTACAGTCTAGGGACTGTAATGGCAAAAGCACATTCGAGCCAAGTCTTGAACTGCAGAGCTGTTAAATATTATCATCACGCACCATATTTAttgtttgtaagtgtgtgtgtaaatcgtaaatgtgtatgtgtgtgtgagtgagtgtgtgagtgagtgagtgagtgtccatAAGTGGTTTCACCCTAAGATTAACCTTTACGTCAGGCCGGTGATTGAGAAGGTCCAGGAAGGGGGCAAGAACATACACATCCTCTCCAGAAAGAAAGGGGCTGGCTGGGCGGGACAGGAAGACAGAGCGTGTGTTGACACTAAAAAATGCCCATCTAGGAGGAGAGAAGTAGAGGTATGCTTTTTTATTAGGcactataaatatcatcattttGAATGTCATATCAGTCTTCTGACTGCTTTTTTAGATTTCTGTGTTGAAAATACGTTTTTTTGGACCCAGTCATTTTTATTTCTGTGAATGTGAAGATCTGAGAAGAATTCCACAGAAAAAACTTGCTTTTGTTGAACATGAATATTAAGAAAGTAAGCAATATTGCATAAAGAGGGAATTTTTGTACTTACGATAGCACCCTTTACACAAACATAAGCAACTGGGAATATTAACATGCATCCTGCGTAACTTGACTGCAGTCGTGCTTGGAGGCACCAATGGCCACATTAACAGAAATGTGCAATTGCAATTTGTCTTCAATGCAGAAGTACTAACTACATGAACTGAAACAAACTCAACATGGATCAAACCAGTACGTGCCTGCAGACCAAACACGGCAAACCAACAACTCAGTTCTGCTGGGGTCGTCAGCACACTCATGAATAGGGGGCAAGATGTGTTTACTAACAGCTAGAAAGGTTGTGAATGTATTACAAGGAAGTGACATGCTCTTGATTTTAATGAGAATTTTGATTGTCAGTCAAGCTGAGAAAAAGAAATCTTTTTTTATTAAGCTTACTTGTGATGTATTTCAATGTGAGGTGAAAATGTAATCCAATGCAACCATACCGAGACACAATCCAGAAACAAGATGAATTACAAGTGTAAAATGAGGCCCTTGAAGACTGGTTTATATGCAGCTATTTTTATGTGTTTATGAGCACATGTCTTCTTACCTCAGAGCCTCATAGGTAAACACCTCCTCCACAGGTTGTCTCAGGATTGGCTGCAGAGACCTGTATAGACAGTCAAAACAGTTAATAGAAAATAGCAATCACAGAGCAGATCAGGATAACTGGTGTGAATTAATACACAAATCTAATGAATTTGACCATACTGATGAATTTTATTGTATTTGGTGACTTCCGTTTAATGTATCAGATTTGGGATGTAACTTTCCTAGTTTAGATGGAATTGTGGCtttgtggttagcactgctgccccaCAGCAAGAGCATCCTTGGTTTTTCCAGCCCCTctctctggagtttgcatgtgctccccacgtgtgcgtgggtttccctcAGGTGTTCCGCTTACGCCCCGCAGTCCAATGACAAGCATGTGATGTGAATTGTAGTCTataaattgcccataggtgtgaGTGACTGGATGTCGGCCCGGTGACGGACTGGTaatctgtccagagtgtctcactGTCTTTCACCCAATGCCTACTCGGACAGACTCCAGCCCCTTACAACCCTGAATTGGACTAAGTGGGTATATCCTGTATTGTATTTGCGTGTTACTTTGGATATTAGCTAGCTTAGAAGCCCGGATGATTTTTAGTATGTTTGTCTTGCCCTCTGTGTAACCCACCTGAAGAAGTCCTGGTTAGCGGAATGGATTTCTGACACTTCTTTCCTCTGCTCTAAGGCCCGCTTCCTCACAATACTTGGTAGAACAGCAATAACATCATCAGAAAAATAGGTGGGGCACGTGTAAAAGCTGGGCAGGACATTGACATAGGGGAACCAATCAGAATCCTCTCCTTGGTGTCGCTCACACACCATGAAGACGCAGAGAACCAACAGTGGAGAGAGGCGGGACTTCCAGCTGTGTGGAGAAAGGAAGAGCAACAGTTTATTGGCCTGAATATAAGGCTACGTTTAGACCAACTGGCACAAGTGACCCAATTCCGATTTTTTACTTGCGTGCAGCACAGATCGGCTATGTATTATGAccgagacacatacccacacccggtttcccacccacagacacggaaaAAAAGCACATGAATCGGATATTTTCAGATCTGATTTTGACCACATTCATATGTGGAAATAAATCAGATAGGACTCTGATATCTGCCACTCCAACTCATGTGACCACACAGATCGGATTTTTCAGGTCATTGCAAATTACATATCATTCAAAATGCAACAGTCCCTCGTCACATTTTGACACATGTAGTTGTTTACTTCTGCAGTGGTAACCAAACTATTTTGTAGGCCTACGCTTAGAGGTTGTTTCAAGTGGAAACCAATGAGTTCTGGTGTAAGCACAGGAGTCAGATATGGgtcacttttttggggggattttttcaccctttttctccccaattgtacttggccaattaccccactcttccaagccgtcctggtcgctgcttcaccccctctgctgatccggggagggctgcaaactaccacatgtcttctcctccaatacatgtggagccgccagccacttcttttcacctgacagtgaggaattttgccagagggatgtagtgcgtgggaggatcacgccattccccccagttcccccttccccccgaacaggcacctagaccgaccagaggaggcgctagtgcagtgaccaggacacatacccacatccggcttcccacctgcagacacggctaattgtgtctgtaggaatgcccgactaagctggaggtaacatggggatgggCCATTtttaaaagtggatgtaaatagACGGTTGAAAATATTGATATAGGAAAAAAAATTGAAACTAGGCATCAAGACCTGCAGTGTCAGCATAGCCTATGACAGCTCATGTACTTTAAAGGAAACATGCTACATCCCTATCGAAATGGGAAGTTGGGATTTCTAATTTCTGACTAATGCAATGAGCCTTGAAGTTGAAATACAAACTTGGCAACTGGGGCAAGTTTTCGCAACCCTGAGTTTCTTGAGAAATGTAATATGATGCTTATAATGTGAAATGTATTCGTAGGTTGCACCATTTCCCTTCCACGGTGGCGTTGTTTTATGCAAAATTACTTCAGTGCATATGCTTTGTGATTTCAAAGATCTGGAAAACAGTCATCACTCTATTGCAAGCCTCCATGGAATGCATTGACCTCAGGTTGAAACTTCTGGAAATCTGACTTTCCCAGATGAATGAAATGCCACAGTAGAGCTCATTGGTGTTACTAAGTTTTAAGTTTTATACTACAAAAAATGTGAGGTGGAAAAAATACTAATCATGAAAACCAGTCAATAAATAGTGCTATGATCTTGCACTAATTTTGGAAGCATGCTTGCATGAGGGGTCATGCAAGGAACAATTAAGAGTAGTTAATCAGTTGAGGCTCAGCGTAATTCTTCAATGTAATGAACAAAAgcgcatatgtgtgtatgtgtgtgtgtgtacatgccttCACCTCTTGATGTACTGTCCCAGGTAGCTGTTGAGAACAGTGGAGGTTGTGATGAGGCATGGCTCTGGGAGAGAGATTAACAACTCGCCAggctgaaagaaagagagagttagCCATTTATGGATAATGAAGTCACCAGCAACTCAAAGTAAACATGAACTAGAAAGGGCCAGATTCAGAGCCCATCCCATTAGGTGTGCTCCAGATACCATCTACCATATCCCTCTTCAAGTTGTTTACATACATCATCACATCCCCATTATCATTAGTTTCCATCTATACTTGTGAACATCAccatagaaaaaaacaaaaacaaaaaaaaaccaacagcaAGTTAGAGAGCTTTGATGATCACCTGTTCCAGTTAATGTGTATGACAACTATTGGATTTAGGTAACTATATATGGAACTTGCCTGTTAAATGCAGTGAATGTTAATCATAATGCTAGAGGTTCAGTTACAATATTAAAGTGTAACTTCCCCCACCAGGTCTGAGCccaactccacccactgcataattttgaaaaatgcaaaaaaatgggCAAGGAACTGataggagagggggggggcggggggcgtggatgtgtgaggcaggagcatGGGCAGGAGAAGCTGGGGAGATCTGCGAGAAGGGCCCAGTGCTAGTTGTCAGCTCGCCGTCGCACACCACCATACCCAATCCCCTCAATCGGCTCTACTCCACCCTGCAAAGATGCCCCGACCACCGCGATGCGAATGTGCCACGAGACGGGCCGCAGAGAGGTGGCCCGGGCCCAGCCCGACTGACCCAGCTGTCCGGTGGTGCTTCTACAGGCGTCAAAAGCACAAATCCAAACCATTGTGtcaaaattgaaaatgatgaaatcatataactataactaactgtaaattgagagaaattcaaaaggttAGTAGAATATGTAATAAAGGCGCAAGGTTAGCGAGTAAACTGTGAATGATGAGTCTCGATCAGCGTATACTTGAAAATGAGTACGAtttcacagatttaaaacagatgGCTTGTTGAGCGATTATCAAACCCATGAAATGCAGATTTTTATAATTTTGGTAAGAAATATCAgtattaacaccagcattgatgtgtttcatcaccacACAGTTATAGCATTCAGTTTACagctaaaaaaaccccaaaagttTTAAGTGTTATTACCGCTTTAAAATTACTCTGTAAAACAAAAATGAGCATgcaattttattttacttttttgtaACTTTAAAACCCAAACAGAAAGGTTCATGTGTTTCAGACCCTGTTGAAACACAAACAACACGTGTGGATGTGCAAAGCAATGCTAAGTAAGGTCTGTGCTCTCCATTGGCTAACAAGTTGAAATTCATAATCCCACTGTGACAGCATTtagagcaggggtgcccacaattttttgactcgtgagctacttttaaaatgaccaggtcaaaatgatctactcatattaaaaataataataaaaatactcaatacatgttttacatatatatgaacatttatatgcactgtgtgtatttatatacatgttgtgttacatatacagtattgcaatggatttgcatttatattgaaccttacacaggcaataatcataccaagcatttgctactacactatgttgaaattgcatcactgcatgaacctttacagctgtggtaaatagatttgtgatctctacctctctactctgaggatgacctgcactggagggagtcagacagggttgcatagttcggacagtagctgctggtagccagcctcaagcaggcctccaaatgatcatctatcatggtggaacggtatttggacttgataatcttcatgtgagaaaaggctgactcacacaaataagtagagccgaataatgccgtcaaggaggttgcgcatttcctcatgtttgggtacttgtcctctgtaagtaagttccaaaactctccatgcgccctggacttaagctgaatgtcagcctgtactgtcagcatctcatcctccactgcagacaagttcaggtgaaacagtgttgccatttttgaggcgagggaatccac encodes the following:
- the setd4 gene encoding SET domain-containing protein 4, whose product is MIGCGCRAGRAMRKRRRKRGSTDQSISLSHQPQYVSLMKFLHHRGFTSTLLQPNHFTDTGRGLQARQTIKPGELLISLPEPCLITTSTVLNSYLGQYIKSWKSRLSPLLVLCVFMVCERHQGEDSDWFPYVNVLPSFYTCPTYFSDDVIAVLPSIVRKRALEQRKEVSEIHSANQDFFRSLQPILRQPVEEVFTYEALRWAFFSVNTRSVFLSRPASPFLSGEDVYVLAPFLDLLNHRPDVKVAASFNPVTKCYEIRTAAGIQCYQQAFINYGSHDNQRLLLEYGFVAPGNPHSVVYVETDQLCNVLRGDRSLDQKMKFLKENNFSHNLTVSSDGPSWRLMTVLRLFALPQTMYPHWKAVLLGQAVSAEREQWSIQIAQTLCQQLLQGTHAALNKISQLFQQCDQPIREQLDAVNSLRQEERGILESCLVVLQGILRQPSSSQPDPGLLHQPDSSAED